The nucleotide window GGGTCTATTCTTATCGATATTAATGAAGAATGGATTACCGGTAGCCGGTATTTATCTTTGAAGAGCGAGATGATCTCTTTGGATACTGAGGCTTCGGATTTTACAGCAATATAGAGACACTACCCAATTTTTTTGTGTGAGAGTAGCATTCGCAAAAAAATGCCTCAGCCCCTCAATTCATCCTTCACTAACTCTCAATCCGAATCCAGCCACTCCGCCCGGGCAACCCCGCAAACCGAACACTTCCCGACAACCCCCACCCCTCGCTCATACCGGAAAACATCCCCCGTGCCCGATAATGGAAACCGAAGCCGCCTGCTCCGCTACAACCGCCTTCACATAACATTCCTTACAAATCCTCCGGGCCCTCTGCTGATCCTTAGGCCGTGACCTACGCTCTTTGGTATATTTTTCATTATACCGTGATCCGTTCTTCCCGCAGACGTAACACGGAGTGTTCGGCTCCGGAAGATCAAGTTTTTTGTAATCGCTGGCTTTGATAGACCGGGGCGGACCCTTGTTTACAGCAGGGGGATCCGGATCCGGGCTTATTTCTGCACGTTTACAGCACGTGCTGTAAACCATCGGGTTGTGAGAAGAAGCCGGATTCTCATTTTGTGCAGCTCTGGGTGAAGATCGGTTTTCATTTACAGCAGATTGGAAATTATGGAGACACGGATCAGAACTTTTTCCGGCATTTTCGTTTCCTCCATAATTCCGGTTTTGCTGTAAATAAAGTTCCTGTTGTACAGAATTATTATCAGAATCATTCTCGTTGCAGGAACCGGGCGCAGAAGAAGCCCCGTTTTCATTTACAGCAGATGCTGTAAAACTGCTGTAAACGTGCTGTAATGCTGTAAATGACCCGGCACCACCAGCGTCATCGCCATTGTCCGGATCGCGGTCGAGCCAGCAGGCCCCTCCGTTCGACCAGTGCCGGTAAATCTCACGGTTCCAAATGAACGCCTCGGTCCTCCGGCGAATCGTTACCCCGTCATCGTCATTCACGCTCACGGTACGGTCGGTGAACGAGAGGGCGGGGCATTTCTCCAGGAGTCCCGTGTAATTCTTCCCCCGACTATCGTAGCCTTTGATCATCCGGTAGATTCCCATGTAGGATTCGCCGGTGTACTGCTGGAGATCCTGTATGGTAAATTCCCAGAGTTTTGATTTCTCGATAATCGCGAGCAGGTCGGACTCCTTTTTCGTCATCTTGGATTCCTGCCCGCCGGCCGTACCGTTCAGGAGCGTGAAGACTTCGGCAGCGGCAGCAAAATCGGTCTCATCCGCATACACGCAGAGCGTCCCGTCACTGCCGGTCTTCCGCCGGCGCTGCTGGTAGTAAAGAACGGCATTGCTCTTGATCAGGTCGTAAAGCATGTCGGGATTGCGCCGGTTGCAGATCGCATTGAACCGTATCCGTTTCGAGAAGGGAATAATGACCCAGATCAATTGTCCGTGCAGGATCTCCCAGATGGCCCTGCATGTTTTCAGATCGTCAGATTCCTCAACGAATGAATCCGGGTCGAGCATCTCCCGGGCCTGCTTTGCCGCAAGCACCCGGGCCTGCTTTGCCGCAAGCACCCGGGCATCCTGCGCAGCGGATTCATCAATCCAGCAGGTAAGCATCCGGTTCATCACCTGATCGTCACCGGTTCCTTCCTTCTTCGCAATCCACCAGACGCACCGCTCGGGAATCGTGCAGACCCGGGAGTTCAGATCCTTTGTCACGGTCGTGTGCGTGATCGGTTCGTGGAAGTTGGAGGTCGCGGACTTCAGGATCTCCTGGAGCCCGTCCGAGAGATCGATATCGTCGCTCATCAGGACCGTCCGGGGCCGGAGGTCTTTCATGTAGTAGAGCGCCTTGTTGCTCACCGTGCCTTTTACCTTGTACCGGTCCGGCACCTGGCGCATCATCTTCTTGAAGGCATGGGACTTGCCTTTGCCGGAGTCACCGGTCACCGAGACATGGAGCCCGTCCGAGTTCTTGACCGCCTGCGATGCCATCGAGAGGATCATGCACCGGGCAAGGATCTCATCCCCGACATGTTCCCCGGCAAAGGTTTTGAGCATCAGCGCCACCGGGTCGCCGTGCTCCAGCACATCGAGCGCTGCGGCCCGGGTATCGTGATTTACCGGATCGGTGGGCGGGATTGTCGCTACGTCCGGATCGGATGGTTCCGCTGTCGGGTCCGGGCGGTTTTTTGCCGGTCCCGGGTCATCCGCTCTGGCCTTTGCCCGGTCCTTCCGCCAGGTCTTTTGTTTCTGCTCCCAGTCCTTCCTCTTCGCCATCCGGTCCGGTTCAATCCGCTCGCGGAGTTCCTGCCACCGCTGCGTTCCGCCGCCACAGGACGTATGTTTGCACCCGGCAAAGACCGCGCCGTTTCCGAACTGGATCAGAAACGCCCCGTCCTTATGGCCCGATGAGAACGGGCACTGGTCAAGGACAAAAAGCGTGCCGCCACTGTACGGTTTTTCGGACCGGACACCGATCCTGTGTTCCGCGAGCCAGTGACGCAGATCAAATCCTTTGTTCTTTACACCGGTCGGGACTGGCAGGGCATGCTGTTCGGTGGGAAGCCTGCCAGCGAGATCGCGGAGCTGTTCAACTGTCGCACCATTCAGCTCCTCCGGGGCCGCGAGAATCCGGCTTCTCCGGTGCGGACGATCCGGTGTTGAGTCGCCCTTCCGGGAGATCGTGCCGTAGAGTTTCCAGATGCGGGCTGCGTTGAAGTTCGCGGTATCCACGGTCACCCGGTCATCGGAGAAGAGCGCATCGAGGGTTGCGAGGCACTCCCTGATAAGTGCGGTTGCGCGGTCATCATTTGGCAGGTCAATGCGATAGAGCAGATGGGCCCCGTTCCCGCTGTCCGCGTGGATTGGTTCCGGGAAGCCGAGCCCGGCCATCCACTGGGCAATCTCTTCCGCTTTCGCAAGAGCAAGCCCGTGCTCTTCATCAGTACTCGAAACGCCGCTCGGACGCAGCGGGTCTATGTCGATGGGAAGCCAGCGGCGGCAAAGGATATCCGCATCGCTCGTTGTGCTGTCCTTCTTGCCAAGGTGCACCTTGATCCGGTTCGCCCGGCGTGAGAGCAGGGCCGGGTTCACGACATTGAGCGTAACGTAAATACCGTGAACGGATGGATCGGTATCGAGCGGCTCAACTGCCCGCACGAGCGCGGCGGGATCGTTAAAGTACCCGCTGTGGGTGTACTGATCGGTGAGCGCCCGGACTTCGATGACCTGCCCGGGCTCGGCGAGCCGGGTAAGTGCATCACGGAGATTGGCATCCACACGTCACCCCCGATACCGGATTATTCATCCGGATCGCCTTTTTCCAGGGCTTGCGTATCCAGATTCTGCCGGACTGCATGCTCGTCGAATGTCTCGACCTTGATGCTGTAGCAGTGATGCATTTTCCGTTCAACATTGATCTGGAAGACCGACTCGCGCTTCTTCCGGATCTCTTCCGCTATGGTTTTCGGAATAAGATAGAGCGGAATTCCCTCAATCTTCTCAATAGAAACACCCGGCGTCCCGTCTTCAGGAAGCATAGATCGCCACCTCGTTAATTTCCGCTGGCAGCACTTCGAAACAGTGGACAGATCCATTCGGTGAAAGGACCCAGATCTCGCAGCGGATGAAAACCGTTCCCGGCGCCATCGTGAGTAAGGACCGGAACTGGCAGATCTCGAACGCACAGAGCGACTTCACGGAAGAAACGCTCACTGCCCCGTGCGCCTCCCGGCATTTGATGGCGAGCGCCTCGTAATCGCCCCGCATCCCAAGCAGATGGAGTGCTATGTATTGCGAGAGGAAACTGTTCTCCACCGGCTGGACCGGTTCATAGCCCCGGTACACAAGAATCTCCAGGGCCCGGTCTTGTGCGGCATCGATGACACGTTCGGCGATCATGCCACGCCACCCGGCACCGTCACGGTCGGATCGTTTGTCGGGAATTTCGGAATCTCACGGATGTAGTGTTCCAGTACCTCAAAACACCGGAACCCGTACGAGATGGTATAGATCCAGATTTCATAATGGCGTTCTGATGCCGGCACATGCCCGGACATGTGCCTGCGGAACAGCCGGATCGAGACCCGGTATTTCCGCTCAATATCGATAATTGTGGAGGGCTGGTTGGTAATTTTCCAGAGCCGGATGAGACGCATCTCACCGGAAGGCAGGGTTGCGATCAGATGAGCCGGGGGTTCCAGTTTAAGAAAACCGGGCGGGAGGATGCGGACAGAATAACCGTGAAGCTGCAACTGTTCACGAGCCACGTCTTCCATAAGTGCACAACGACGGCTCGTCATGATGCGGGTACTCCAGTTGCAGTCAAGAGAGTTTCAATTGACAGCGCTATAACGTTCAGAGGTTCTTCGTGAATTTTTTCGTTCAATTCATACGGGGTAACCGGGGTATCGTTGTATCTCTCGAATCGTACAGATGTATTTGACATTTTGACCATCTTCTTCAGGTATGCATTCAACTGCGCTCCAACGACACGCGGTCAGATCCCGACTCGTATCGGTATTGTGCGAATCATTATTCCGATTGTGCCGGTCTGACCCATGGCGAGCGCCGGTGAAAATATCCGGACCTGGTGTGACAGGTAATTCAAATGCCTGCCCGCCATGAGAGAGAACCGGCAACCGGTTAATGCGGGCAGGAAACGAAGACCCGGGCGGGCAAAGAAGAGAAAACCGGCATGTGGCTGCTCATCGGCCGGTGCTGCCATCCATGAGCCGGATTATAGCCGGGGATTGATCCGGTGCAAGTCTTTGGAAAAGGACGTTTATCGCTCGTACCAGGTTTGGATCTTTCCATCACCGCAAGAGAAAATGCCGTGATTGTTTTCGATGCGATCGTTACCTCAATTTGTGCCTTCTGGTAGAGATCCCAGTTCATTGTAATGGTTATATAAAACAATAATTCTTTATAGCATTTATTGAACCAGATGTCACCCAATTGGTTTTGATACAGAAAAATTTACCGGTATATTATCGCTCATTTCGCTATTCCTCATCATTGCGATATTTTTTAGCAGGCCGGTTACAATGCTCGAAATCGCCGCGGTGGAACGAGTAATGTTCCCGCTCTGGGATTCAAGCATAAATGTTTTTAAACATATAATAATAGATAAATTGAAAATCAGAAGCGGTGATGAAGATGCGGGAAGAGAGAATAATATTATTTTCGGACAGGGAAGAGGAGATTGTCAATCTGCTCATAAAAATTGGCACCGGGAGAAATATTGCATCAACGCTCGTGTTTCTTGCACGTACACACGAAGCAACGTCCCGGGAAATTGAGCGCGGGACCACCATGCAACAGCCCGCAGTAAGCATAGCCATGAAATATCTTATCGAGCGGCACTGGGTCACATCCTGTGAAATCCCTTCCGTGTGGAAAGCACGTCCCATGAAAAAGTATTCCCTGGCAATTTCGTTCAAGGAAATCCTGGCAGTCATAACGAAAGAGAAAAAGAGGGAAGCGAACAATCATCTGGAGGTTATCCAGAAACTCCGGGAAGAGATAGTTACGGTCCCTGTATGACCTCATCTTCGTCCATTTTCCCTCCCTTCCCGGAATATTTCCCGAAAAATATGACCTTCATATCCACCGTTGTATTGGCGATTCTCAGTACCGGACAGAGTGAAATAGGTCGCAAAATCCGGGGCTGCCGGAACACCAGGAATGGCCATTGTATGAGGTGGATTTCAGCCGAATTTTGGCCAATAGAGCAAGATTTAAGCATATTTTCCACAGGAAGTGAAATGGAGGATTTTCCGGGGTTTTCTGGAGAGGTCAATTTGCAAAAAAGAGGAAACAGAGCCCGATTTGAGCTTATTTTCCCTGAGGGGATTTACCCCCATTTTCGAAGGTCTACGACACAAAAAAAAAGAGGGGTCAGACCCCCATCCCTGGGTCCGGCACGGGGCTGCATGGGCGCGAGGGGAGATAAAATCAGTGACGCCACGGATGCGCTCAAACATGCATTGAACGATGAGGATGAAATAACACGGGGAAAAAGCCGCAGAAGCCCTGGGAAAAATTACCGGGAATTAAAACCAGCTTGTCGAAATACCATTCAACGAACATTTACATCGAAGCGCGGAAGCAGTTCCTGGAAAATCTGACAGGACCTTGAAGAAGAAACACCCAACGGTGCTTCGAAATATGAGAATTTAACGTGGAGAGATTGAAGATCGAGGTGAATGTATCCGGTTCTTTGATATATTTCTCAAATCCCCGGGGAATGATGATGTGTCATTCAGGTGCTGTTAATTTTTTTTAAGAGAATTTGGGAAAAACAAAAGGCTGCCATCATATTTCACCATTTTTCAGGGAAACCGTTGGCAAAAAAATAAAAAAATCCCCCTTTTTTCTTGAAAAATTATTTATATAAAATCATCCCTTGGATTATTACTGGCGATTTGAAATAGATGCGTGCAGAGTAGAGTAATATTTCATTAACCCACAAACAGATCCCGATCTGACTTCGGAATCCTATTGACCTCCGGTTTCCCCACACCCTGTTCCGCCGGACCCGTAAAAGAGCAGGATCCTCAGGCACGCTGTCTAGATTATGCTGGTGGTGGGGGAGTAGGTTTGGATACAACAGGGTTACCTCCGGACAATCTGGTTCCGCATGCACAACTCGGGTGGCTGAACGGGAAAATCGGGAAAATTCTGGGCCTTTTGCTTATCCCGCTCTCCCTTGGTATTATCGCACTTCTTGCCGCAGCGAATCCGGCAACGGTCTATGACCTTCCCTTCCTGCTTTTAGTATTAAATACCGGGTTTATCGGGGTAATCTCCCTCATCATCGCCCATCTCGCGGGCCGGGTCTATACGAGAAATGGTTCGGTCAGCATCTTCATGATGGGATCCGGCTTACTCGTCTTTGGCCTCGGCTCCATCGTGACCGGTTGGGCCCTTCCCACAAGCGGGGGTCCGAACTTGGCAGTCACGATCTATAATACCTGCGCCTGCATCGGTTCGATCCTTATCCTTGCCGGGGCCATCCTTAATCTGCCGGGCCCGGTACGCTGGAACGGCAGAGGGGACAAACGGATCGTTGCAGCAGCATATACCGGCATCCTGGTATTCGTGGCACTCTTCAGCCTTGCAGCCATTCAGGAACAGATCCCCCTTTTCTTTGTCCAGGGTGTCGGCCCTACCGCACTCCGGCAGGTCATCCTTGAAAACACGGTCGCGTTCTTTGGATTGGCATCTGTGCTGGTCATGGTCACGTATCGCAGGGGACGATCGGATTTTTTCTTCTGGTACTCGATCTCGCTCGCGCTGATCTCAATCGGGCTTCTGGCAGTCCTGATCCCCTCCCCCGTTGGGAGCCTTATCGGATGGGGGGGACGCTCCGTCCAGTATCTCGGTTTTGTTGTAGCCCTCTATGCAGTCCTGCTTGCCCGGAGGGAATCAAAGGAAAAATGCCTGCCTCTCGATATAATTCTTGCGAATTTCTTTGTCGATGCAGAACAGAATTACCGGCAACTGGTAGAGATGGCAAATGATCCCATCGTTACGTTCGATGAAGAAAACCGTATCCTCCTTTGGAACGCGGCGGCCGAACGGATGTTAGGGTATACGCGGGATTACGCGATCGGGTCGTCGTTTCCGGATCTGGCAATCGACACCCGGTTCATCACGGTCATTGAAAAGAGCAAAGAGGAACTTTCTCAGGGGGACCTGTCCGTCCCTGTTTCCGGATCCATGGAGATTTCCTGCAAACGGAAAGACGGGACACTCCTGCCGGTCGAACTGACCATCTCCCGGCGCTGGCAGGAGGGGAGACTGGTCCGTACCGCGATCCTCCGGGATTTGACCGCGCGGAAACGCCTTGAGGCAGAACTCCTTGCCGCAAACGAGGGGCTCGAAACAAAGGTGCAGGAACGGACCGCGGAACTCGGGCGTACATCCGAATCTCTTCGTAGTGCCAATGAACAGTTGCAGGCATCCAACGAGCAGCTCGCTGCCGCGGAGGAGGAACTCCGGGGGCAGTACACGGCGCTTGCAGAACAGGAGTCCCGCATCCGGGAGAGCGAGGAGCAGTTCCGTCAGGCATTCGAACATGCCGGTGTCGGTATGACGCTGACTGCCACGGACGGCCGCATTCTCGACGCGAACGAAACCCTCTGTTCCATGCTCGGGTATTCTGAAGAAGAACTCTTACAAAAGACCTTCCGTGACATCACCCACCCCCATGATATCGCATCAAACGACCAGCAGGTTGATCGGGCCGTCAGCGGGAAGCAGAACGTGATCCGGTTCGACAAGCGCTACCTCCACCATGACGGCCACATCATCTGGGCAGCCGTAAGCTCGGTGCTGCTCCGCGATGATACAGGAAAACCGAAGTTCTTCATCACCCATATCAAGGACATATCGGAGCGCAAGGCGGCGGAAAAGACGATTGCCGATTCCTATGACATGATTGTTGCCTCCGAAGCAGAGATCCGGCAGCAGTATGCAGCTCTCTCTCAAAAAGATGAGGAGATTAGAACCCTCAACCGGGACCTTGAGCGGAAAGTGGAGGAGCGGACAGCCGAGCTCCAGAGGGTGAACGAGGAACTCATAAGTTCCGAAGAAGAACTGCGCCGTCAATTCGAGATCCTTGAAGAGCGGGACCGGCAGCTGGCGGAGAGCGAGGAGCGGTACCGGCATCTCGTGGACTTCTCACCGGATACCATCGCGGTCCACCAGGACGGGGTCTACGTGTACATGAACCCGGCAGGCCTCAGGCTCTTTGGGGCCACTGCTCCGGATGAGATTATCGGGAAAAAGGTGCTTGACCTGATCCCCGCGGAGGACCGGGATCTTATCGCGTCCCGGATCCGTGCCGTGGAGGGGGAGGGGCACACCACGCCGGTCCGGGATGTACGGGCCCTGCGTCTCGATGGCACCATCGTGGATGTGCAAAGCACCGGCACCGGGATCCTGTTCCAGGGCCGTCCCGCTGTGATGGTCGTGCTTCGGGCCATCACCGAAAGGAAACGGGCGGAAAAGGCTGCCGAAGAGGCCCGGATAAAAAACGAAGAGTCGCTTGCCCTGTTCAAGTCGCTCTACGAGAACGCCCCGATGGGTTTTGCATTCCTTGATCAGGATTTCCGGTACCAGTACATCAACCAGCATCTCGCGGAGATGAATGGAATACCGGTTGTGGATCACCTTGGTCGGAGATTTGAAGAGATGGTCCCGGAGATCTGGGGCACTGTACGACCGGTCTTCGAGCAGGTCCGCGACATGAAAGTTCCGGTCAGCAACATCGAGATCCAGGGAGAGTCCCATACATCTCCCGGCACCACGGGCTACTGGCTGGAGAGCGTCTATCCGGTTACACTGCCGGATGGCGGTTTTCTCGGGTTGGGCGTGGCGCTCCTTGACATCACCGAGCGCAAAAAGATGACTGCGCAAATCGAAACCTCGCTTGCTGAGAAGGAGACGCTCCTCAAAGAGGTCCATCACCGGGTCAAGAACAATCTCCAGATCATCACGAGCATCCTCAATCTCCAGATCCGGACAATGGATGATCCAGGTATGATCGAAACCTTGAAAGACAGCCAGAGCCGGGTGCGGACCATGGCGCTTGTCCACGAACACCTCTACCGGGGCGAGAGCCTGGCCCAGATTGACCTCGGGAATTATATCCGTGCCCTGGGAACCGGGCTCTTCCAGACGTATGAGGCTTCAAACCGGGGGATTACGTTTGATCTGGACATCCCGAAAATTTCCGTAGACCTCAATACTGCCATTCCCCTCGGTCTCATCAGCAACGAACTGATCACAAACTGCCTGAAATATGCATTCGCGAACAAGAAAGACGGGAAACTCAGTATCTGTGCTGCCATGGATTCCGCGTCCCTGCAATTTGTCGTAGCTGACAATGGTATCGGTCTGCCGGAGTACATCACGCTGGAGAACCAGGCCACGCTCGGGCTCCGTCTGATAAATACGCTGACCGACCAGCTGGATGGGACAGTTACCATCGACCGGACTGCGGGCACGAAGTACTCATTTATGTTCCCTCAAAAAACCGGAACGAACCCACTTGGAAAAACCACGAAATGACAACGACTAGGACTGCATGGAAAAAGAAAGATCTCCTGATCATCCCTGCTGTTTTCCTTACAACAGCAGTAATCCTTATCGGATTCGAGATGGTGGAAGACTGGCTGGATGTCACAAACATTCTTCATGACGGAGTGATACATTTCGGTCTGATCCTGGTTATCTGCATTGCCGTTGCGCTGGTCGCGTATGGGGTTCTTGTCCGGATGGGTTCCCTTACCCGGGAACGTGACCGGATGGAGGAGGACCGGGTAGAGAGCGCAAGGCGGTTGCGTTACCTGGTCACTTCCAGCCCGGTTACCCTGTATACCTGCCGTGCGTCGGGGAATTATGCAGCAACCTTCGTCAGCGATAATATCACCGAAAACCTTGGCTACGTACCCTCTGATTTTACCGGCGATCCGGACTTCTGGCAGCGCAATGTACATCCGGACGATGCTTCATTCGTAGCTGAGGGCATGTCACACCTGACAGAAAAGGACCAGGTGGTTCTTGAATACCGGTTCAGGCACAAGAACGGGACGTGGCGGTGGATCCAGGATACCCTCCGCCTTATCCGCAACAAGGACAAGACCCCCCGCGAGATTATCGGCAGCTGGAGTGATGTCACGGATCGCAAACAGGCAGAGGAGCAGCTGAAAGCAGAAGAAGAGAAGTTCCGGCTCCTGATCATGAACTCGATCGATATCATCACGGTTCTTTCACCGGAAGGAATCCTTCTCTACAACAGCCCGTCATTAACAAAAATCCTGGGGTACCGTTCCGAAGAACTCGATGGAAAGGATCTGATGGAGATCCTCCACCCGGACGACCGGGTCATGGTCCGGGAGAGCATCACCTTTGCCCATGGACATCCCGGAAGCCTCGTGTCCCCGGTGTTCCGGATCCGTCACCGCAACGGGTCGTGGCGATGGGTGCAGTCCGGGGCGATATCTGCCGCCATGCCGGGATACGGGCAGGTCATCATTGCAAATTCCGGCGATATCACGGAGCAAAAGAAGGCTGAAGATGCATTGAGGGAAAATGAGGACAGGCTGAAAAAACTCCTCGATCATCTTCCGGCCGGCGTGCTGGTCATCGATGCGGCGGACCATACCATCATCAAAGCCAACCGGAAAGCCGTCGTGCTCATCGGCGCCCCCGAATATGAGATTACCGGAAAGGTATGCCACCAGTTTGTCTGCCCGGCCGAAGCCGGAAAATGCCCCATATCGGATTTCGGCCAGACCGTCGACAATTCCGAGCGGGTACTGCTGACAGCAGCCGGTGGCCGGATCCCGATCATCAAAACGGTAATCGAGGAAGTGTCTGGCGGCCGCCCGGTTCTGATCGAGACATTTTTTGACATCACCGATCGCAAACAGGTGGAACGTGCCCTCCGCGAATCTGAACTGCGGTACCGGACGATCTTTGAATCCTCCCGCGATGCCATCATGACCCTTGAACCCCCCTTGTGGAAGTTTACCTCCGGCAACCCGGCTACAGTGCAGATGTTCATGGCACAGGACGAGGCTGAATTCACCTCCCACGGGCCGGGGGACTTCTCGCCGGAGTTTCAGCCTGATGGCCGTGAATCCTGGGAAAAAGCCATGGAGATGATCGAATCTGCCATGCAGGACGGCACCCGTTTCTTTGAGTGGACCCACAAGCGGCTCAATGGCAAAGACTTTCCCGCGACCGTGCTCCTCTCCCGTATAGAACTTGCCGGAAAGACATTCCTCCAGGCAACGGTCCGGGACATCACAAAGAGCAAACTGGCCAAAGAGGCAATCCGTGAATCCGAGAAGAAATTCCACGCCGTCTTCGATGCGGCACGCGACGGCATACTCATTGCAGACCCGGAAACACACCGGTTCGTCATGGCAAATGCCGCCATCACAAAACTGACCGGCTATTCTGAAGAAGAACTCCTCAGCCTCTCTATTCCCGATATTCATCGCCCGGCAGACCTGCCATATGTCATTGGGGAATTCGAAAGACAGAGTCGTGGGGAGATTGACCTTTCTTCCGACATTCCGGTGCTGCGGAAGGACGGCACAATCTTTTATGCAGACATCAACTCATCCCCGTTCTTCCTCAACGACAAAAAGTACATCCTCGGGAGCTTCCGGGACGTGACGGAACGCAATGCACGGGAGAAGAAACTCACACGTCTCCAGAAAGAAAAAGAGATCCTCCTGCGTGAACTCCACCACCGGGTCGGAAATATCCTCCAGATGGCAGTCAGCATGATGAGGACGGGAATCCGCCGGGAAAGTAACGGACAGGTCCGGTCCGTGCTTCTCGATACCCAGATACGGCTGAATGCCATCGCAGCCACGTTTGAGAAGATCTATTATTCCGAGGACATCAGCCGTGTCAATCTCCAGAACGTGATCACGGCCATTGTCAGCTTCCTCAAAAGCACCTGCGGCAACACGGTCCAATACGTAGACATCGATATCCGGATCAACATCAGGGAACTTGGTGTCGACCTTGCCCTGCCGCTTGCGCTTATTACCAGCGAACTTATAAGTAATTCCTTGCGGCACGCGTTTCCCGATGGCCGGAGCGGGACGATATCTCTCACCATATCCGAAAAAAATGACGGTTATATCCTTCTGTCCATGAGTGATGATGGGAGGGGGCTTCCGGCAGGGATCAATCCTGCTGACAGTGATACGATCGGATTCGGACTTGTCAGGATCCTTGCAGACCAGGTTGGAGGGAGGTTGGATTATTCAAGCGGGCAGAGCGGACTGACCGTAACCCTTGCAATGCCACGTAAAGCCGAATCTGACAAATCAGGAGAAAATAATTAATGGCAGAAAAAGCACGGATCCTTGT belongs to Methanoregula sp. and includes:
- a CDS encoding ArsR family transcriptional regulator, with translation MKMREERIILFSDREEEIVNLLIKIGTGRNIASTLVFLARTHEATSREIERGTTMQQPAVSIAMKYLIERHWVTSCEIPSVWKARPMKKYSLAISFKEILAVITKEKKREANNHLEVIQKLREEIVTVPV
- a CDS encoding PAS domain S-box protein; the encoded protein is MTTTRTAWKKKDLLIIPAVFLTTAVILIGFEMVEDWLDVTNILHDGVIHFGLILVICIAVALVAYGVLVRMGSLTRERDRMEEDRVESARRLRYLVTSSPVTLYTCRASGNYAATFVSDNITENLGYVPSDFTGDPDFWQRNVHPDDASFVAEGMSHLTEKDQVVLEYRFRHKNGTWRWIQDTLRLIRNKDKTPREIIGSWSDVTDRKQAEEQLKAEEEKFRLLIMNSIDIITVLSPEGILLYNSPSLTKILGYRSEELDGKDLMEILHPDDRVMVRESITFAHGHPGSLVSPVFRIRHRNGSWRWVQSGAISAAMPGYGQVIIANSGDITEQKKAEDALRENEDRLKKLLDHLPAGVLVIDAADHTIIKANRKAVVLIGAPEYEITGKVCHQFVCPAEAGKCPISDFGQTVDNSERVLLTAAGGRIPIIKTVIEEVSGGRPVLIETFFDITDRKQVERALRESELRYRTIFESSRDAIMTLEPPLWKFTSGNPATVQMFMAQDEAEFTSHGPGDFSPEFQPDGRESWEKAMEMIESAMQDGTRFFEWTHKRLNGKDFPATVLLSRIELAGKTFLQATVRDITKSKLAKEAIRESEKKFHAVFDAARDGILIADPETHRFVMANAAITKLTGYSEEELLSLSIPDIHRPADLPYVIGEFERQSRGEIDLSSDIPVLRKDGTIFYADINSSPFFLNDKKYILGSFRDVTERNAREKKLTRLQKEKEILLRELHHRVGNILQMAVSMMRTGIRRESNGQVRSVLLDTQIRLNAIAATFEKIYYSEDISRVNLQNVITAIVSFLKSTCGNTVQYVDIDIRINIRELGVDLALPLALITSELISNSLRHAFPDGRSGTISLTISEKNDGYILLSMSDDGRGLPAGINPADSDTIGFGLVRILADQVGGRLDYSSGQSGLTVTLAMPRKAESDKSGENN
- a CDS encoding PAS domain S-box protein produces the protein MDTTGLPPDNLVPHAQLGWLNGKIGKILGLLLIPLSLGIIALLAAANPATVYDLPFLLLVLNTGFIGVISLIIAHLAGRVYTRNGSVSIFMMGSGLLVFGLGSIVTGWALPTSGGPNLAVTIYNTCACIGSILILAGAILNLPGPVRWNGRGDKRIVAAAYTGILVFVALFSLAAIQEQIPLFFVQGVGPTALRQVILENTVAFFGLASVLVMVTYRRGRSDFFFWYSISLALISIGLLAVLIPSPVGSLIGWGGRSVQYLGFVVALYAVLLARRESKEKCLPLDIILANFFVDAEQNYRQLVEMANDPIVTFDEENRILLWNAAAERMLGYTRDYAIGSSFPDLAIDTRFITVIEKSKEELSQGDLSVPVSGSMEISCKRKDGTLLPVELTISRRWQEGRLVRTAILRDLTARKRLEAELLAANEGLETKVQERTAELGRTSESLRSANEQLQASNEQLAAAEEELRGQYTALAEQESRIRESEEQFRQAFEHAGVGMTLTATDGRILDANETLCSMLGYSEEELLQKTFRDITHPHDIASNDQQVDRAVSGKQNVIRFDKRYLHHDGHIIWAAVSSVLLRDDTGKPKFFITHIKDISERKAAEKTIADSYDMIVASEAEIRQQYAALSQKDEEIRTLNRDLERKVEERTAELQRVNEELISSEEELRRQFEILEERDRQLAESEERYRHLVDFSPDTIAVHQDGVYVYMNPAGLRLFGATAPDEIIGKKVLDLIPAEDRDLIASRIRAVEGEGHTTPVRDVRALRLDGTIVDVQSTGTGILFQGRPAVMVVLRAITERKRAEKAAEEARIKNEESLALFKSLYENAPMGFAFLDQDFRYQYINQHLAEMNGIPVVDHLGRRFEEMVPEIWGTVRPVFEQVRDMKVPVSNIEIQGESHTSPGTTGYWLESVYPVTLPDGGFLGLGVALLDITERKKMTAQIETSLAEKETLLKEVHHRVKNNLQIITSILNLQIRTMDDPGMIETLKDSQSRVRTMALVHEHLYRGESLAQIDLGNYIRALGTGLFQTYEASNRGITFDLDIPKISVDLNTAIPLGLISNELITNCLKYAFANKKDGKLSICAAMDSASLQFVVADNGIGLPEYITLENQATLGLRLINTLTDQLDGTVTIDRTAGTKYSFMFPQKTGTNPLGKTTK